A genomic segment from bacterium encodes:
- a CDS encoding polymer-forming cytoskeletal protein gives MNSGSAQTVLSKDATFEGKITSKDSVKIDGRLVGEVRSESTIEVGDTGSVEGNITAAHVITAGHIKGAVNARDKVELKGKSRLDGDLVTTRLVIEDGAQFEGMCKMGGRAAGLTPAPDAGAPAGEAAEPERAGLFGRKPAGH, from the coding sequence ATGAACAGCGGAAGCGCCCAGACGGTCCTGTCCAAGGACGCCACTTTCGAAGGCAAGATCACATCCAAGGATTCGGTCAAGATCGACGGCCGCCTGGTGGGCGAGGTCCGCTCCGAGTCGACCATCGAGGTGGGCGACACGGGTTCGGTGGAAGGCAACATCACGGCTGCCCATGTCATCACGGCGGGACACATCAAGGGGGCCGTCAACGCGCGGGACAAGGTCGAGTTGAAGGGCAAGAGCCGGCTGGACGGTGATCTGGTCACCACCCGCCTGGTGATCGAGGACGGCGCCCAGTTCGAGGGCATGTGCAAGATGGGCGGCCGGGCCGCGGGCTTGACGCCGGCGCCGGATGCGGGGGCGCCCGCCGGGGAGGCGGCGGAGCCGGAGCGGGCCGGCCTCTTCGGCCGCAAGCCCGCCGGGCACTAG
- a CDS encoding M23 family metallopeptidase, with protein sequence MKSWRPVIILLAAVVLAHYGFLLVRSMREWNLQRENQLLRQQLLTVGSLRRDLAALQDLSSKLNQHLGPVPGVELGQDAGRVAIAFEEPVAASYALPLSPPVSGRISRLYERGGWPQQIDHAGIDIATGPGELVYAAAAGHVVFRDRTQRLGFLVLIDHGQGLTTGYGHMSMAFPEIGERVARGQLIGRVARGGLGRGSHLHFSTQRDGVPLDGVTLMTDWKE encoded by the coding sequence ATGAAGAGTTGGCGACCTGTCATCATCCTGCTGGCCGCGGTGGTCTTGGCGCATTACGGCTTCCTGCTCGTTCGCAGCATGCGGGAATGGAACCTGCAGCGGGAGAACCAGCTTCTGCGGCAGCAGCTGCTGACGGTGGGATCCCTGCGCCGTGACCTGGCCGCATTGCAGGATTTGTCGAGCAAACTGAACCAGCACCTGGGTCCGGTTCCCGGGGTGGAACTGGGGCAGGACGCCGGGCGCGTCGCCATCGCGTTCGAGGAACCGGTGGCAGCGTCCTATGCGCTACCCCTGTCGCCGCCGGTGTCGGGCCGCATCAGCCGCCTCTACGAAAGAGGGGGGTGGCCCCAGCAGATCGACCACGCCGGCATTGACATCGCCACGGGGCCCGGCGAACTGGTCTACGCCGCGGCGGCCGGCCATGTGGTGTTCCGGGACCGCACCCAGCGCCTTGGCTTCCTGGTCCTCATCGACCATGGCCAGGGATTGACCACCGGCTACGGCCACATGTCCATGGCCTTCCCGGAGATCGGCGAGCGGGTGGCGCGCGGGCAGCTGATCGGCCGGGTGGCCCGCGGCGGTCTGGGACGCGGCAGCCACCTGCATTTCTCGACCCAGCGGGATGGCGTTCCCCTGGATGGGGTGACTCTTATGACGGATTGGAAGGAATAA